A section of the Phycodurus eques isolate BA_2022a chromosome 4, UOR_Pequ_1.1, whole genome shotgun sequence genome encodes:
- the lingo4b gene encoding LOW QUALITY PROTEIN: leucine-rich repeat and immunoglobulin-like domain-containing nogo receptor-interacting protein 4b (The sequence of the model RefSeq protein was modified relative to this genomic sequence to represent the inferred CDS: deleted 1 base in 1 codon) has protein sequence MFVGSVVRWAAWGILLQAGLCLSAGSCPPRCSCRPEAKEVICSGKHFNSIPEGFSGDARRVDLSYNKIRTVGRRQFSGLHELQDLDLSENLISMIEVEAFQGLQNLRTLRIKNNRLKILPVGVFSGLSGLRFLDLSQNEILVFLDYTFRETVNLQKLDADENDLVFISQRAFFGLQSLQELNIDRSNLTSIPTEALSQLQSLTYLRMLRLTISTLPNNAFRRLHRLHTLILANWPSLDTVASNSLIGLNLTALVISSCNLSAVPYSALRHLVYLRFLDLSYNPITVVQGNMLRELLRLQELHLARGNLLRIEPGAFRGLASLRMLNLTSNQLTTLEESTLHSVGNLQVLRLDGNPLSCDCRLLWVVRRRLRLNFDGRQPTCSSPDTVRQREFRDFSEKELPRLFTCRTARILDRRPQEARVEEGTTVLFSCKADGDPAPSITWISSHKNAVSPVGRIRVLPNGTLEVRFAQVHDSGTYQCLAGNAAGNDSITVGLYVKGGPRNRTIPFFTEEDWVEPPIPQATNSSAQQAKPYPFDAKTLIIATTMGFLSFLSSVAICFVFMFFWSQSKGQIKHTATIDFVPRSSMGGGGDGGDGGRFTMKLI, from the exons ATGTTTGTGGGGTCTGTGGTTCGATGGGCGGCATGGGGCATCCTGCTTCAGGCGGGACTGTGTCTCTCTGCGGGAAGTTGCCCTCCTCGTTGTTCGTGTCGGCCTGAGGCGAAGGAAGTCATCTGCTCTGGCAAACATTTTAACTCTATCCCAGAGGGCTTTTCCGGCGATGCAAGGCGTGTGGATTTATCGTACAACAAGATTCGGACAGTGGGGCGCCGCCAGTTTTCTGGCCTCCATGAACTTCAAGATCTTGATCTTAGTGAGAATCTGATCTCTATGATTGAGGTGGAAGCCTTCCAGGGACTACAAAATCTCAGGACACTTCGGATTAAGAATAATCGACTCAAGATCCTCCCCGtcggggttttctccggcctgTCTGGTCTACGTTTTCTGGATCTGAGCCAGAATGAGATTCTGGTCTTCCTGGACTACACCTTCAGAGAGACGGTGAACCTACAGAAGCTCGACGCCGACGAGAATGACTTGGTGTTCATCTCCCAGCGAGCTTTCTTTGGTTTGCAGAGTTTGCAAGAGCTCAACATCGACCGCAGTAATTTGACATCCATTCCGACTGAGGCGCTGTCTCAGCTCCAGAGCCTCACGTACCTTCGCATGCTCCGCCTCACCATTTCCACGCTGCCTAACAACGCTTTCCGCCGCCTGCACCGTCTGCACACCCTCATCCTGGCCAACTGGCCCTCGCTTGACACTGTGGCCAGCAACAGCCTGATTGGACTCAACCTCACCGCTCTGGTCATCAGCAGCTGCAACCTCAGCGCAGTGCCATACTCGGCTCTGCGTCACCTTGTCTACCTACGCTTCCTGGACCTGTCCTATAACCCCATCACTGTTGTTCAAGGTAATATGTTGCGGGAACTCCTTAGACTCCAAGAGTTACACCTAGCCAGGGGCAACCTGCTGCGAATAGAGCCGGGGGCCTTCAGGGGCCTCGCCTCCCTCCGCATGCTCAACTTGACATCCAATCAGCTCACAACTTTGGAGGAGAGCACCTTACATTCAGTGGGGAACCTTCAGGTGCTGAGATTGGATGGGAATCCCCTGTCCTGCGACTGCCGTCTGCTCTGGGTGGTCCGTCGGCGATTACGCCTGAACTTTGATGGACGTCAGCCcacgtgctcgtcccccgacaCCGTGAGGCAGCGGGAATTCAGAGACTTTTCAGAAAAGGAGCTACCG AGGCTGTTCACCTGCCGGACTGCTCGGATCCTGGACCGGAGGCCGCAGGAGGCCAGGGTGGAGGAAGGCACCACCGTTCTCTTCTCCTGCAAAGCGGATGGGGATCCTGCTCCGTCCATCACCTGGATCTCATCGCACAAGAATGCGGTTTCTCCGGTGGGAAGAATCAGAGTTTTACCCAACGGTACGCTGGAGGTGCGGTTTGCGCAGGTCCACGACAGTGGCACCTATCAGTGCCTCGCGGGCAATGCTGCCGGCAATGACAGCATTACCGTCGGCCTCTATGTGAAGGGGGGCCCACGCAACAGAACCATCCCCTTCTTCACAGAGGAGGACTGGGTGGAGCCCCCGATTCCCCAAGCCACCAACTCTTCAGCCCAACAGGCCAAGCCATACCCCTTTGACGCCAAGACGCTGATCATCGCCACCACCATGGGCTTCCTGTCCTTCCTCAGCTCGGTGGCCATCTGctttgttttcatgttcttcTGGAGCCAAAGCAAAGGCCAGATCAAGCACACTGCCACCATCGACTTTGTTCCTCGCTCCTCCATGGGCGGCGGAGGGGATGGCGGGGACGGCGGCAGGTTCACCATGAAACTTATTTAA